The following is a genomic window from Zalophus californianus isolate mZalCal1 chromosome 10, mZalCal1.pri.v2, whole genome shotgun sequence.
CGTCTGCCCggccccccgccgcccgccctgGAGCTGCTGAAGGACGTCCACCTGGGCCTGGCCCCGCCCGGCCGCGGCCCCGCTCGCCTGGCCCTCCTCTCGGGCCACTACCTTTACTATCACTACGGCTGCGACGGCCTGGACGACCGGGGCTGGGGCTGCGGCTACCGCACTCTGCAGACGCTGTGCTCGTGGCCAGAGGGCCGGCCCGCGGGCGTGCCCGGGCTGGCCGCCGTGCAGGCGGCCCTGGAGGACATGGGCGACAAGCCCCCCGGGTTCCGGGGCTCCCGGAGCTGGATCGGTTGTGTAGAAGCCAGTCTGTGCCTCGACCACTTCGGAGGgccccaggggcgcctgtgtCACGTACCCCGTGGAGCAGGGCTTCAGGGGGAACTGGAGAGGCTTTACTCCCACTtcgcagggggtggggggcctgtAATGGTTGGGGGGGATGCAGATGCCCAGTCCAAGGCCTTGCTGGGAGTCTGCCTGGGT
Proteins encoded in this region:
- the UFSP1 gene encoding inactive Ufm1-specific protease 1 is translated as MGDKPPGFRGSRSWIGCVEASLCLDHFGGPQGRLCHVPRGAGLQGELERLYSHFAGGGGPVMVGGDADAQSKALLGVCLGPGTEAYVLVLDPHFWGAPKNPRELQAAGWVGWRDVRTAFDRNSFYNLCLTSCNSQKQQHALG